A genome region from Mesorhizobium sp. B2-1-8 includes the following:
- a CDS encoding vWA domain-containing protein gives MAGLARSVAAAILLLSMTTFGFAANKVIIILDASGSMWAQIDGKPKLEIARESLRTVLQSVPADDEIGFMAYGHREKGSCDDIQLIVPPQAGSASAISAAADSMKFLGKTPLTAAVKQAAEALKYTEDKATVVLITDGLETCGGDPCALGKELKASGVDFTADVVGFGLTADEGKQIACLADNTGGKYIQASDEKALQEALVETVAAPAPEPAPAPAPAPEPAKSEFNFMPTVVLAEGGDPVTDGNAWEVYKAKSDGTRGDNITTEYGEYKATLEPGDYIIVARDGEAKVEQKVKIEAGQVYRPLFTLNAGTLILHPRPSQGADVASGAAVVIAYPSVDNPPTYYGDTKVVLPAGDEKVTVTIGQGVVTETIPLAAGRVIDKDIIVGVGHIVANAYYAAGGDKADGSGIGFKVLKAKKKIDGTRDEVTYAYGPDSKFDLPPDDYVLIATVDLAVVEQPFSVKVGEFQDLKATMNAGVLAITAPGTSKIEIFETKKDINGNRKSIGYAYDEKYQAAIAAGDYAVISEKADNSKKEGTVTVKAGERVELTVQ, from the coding sequence ATGGCGGGACTTGCACGGAGCGTCGCTGCGGCGATCCTCCTTTTGTCGATGACGACATTCGGCTTTGCCGCCAACAAGGTCATCATCATCCTCGACGCGTCGGGATCGATGTGGGCGCAGATCGATGGCAAGCCCAAGCTGGAAATCGCCCGTGAATCGCTGAGGACCGTGCTTCAATCAGTTCCCGCTGACGACGAGATCGGCTTCATGGCCTATGGCCATCGCGAGAAAGGCAGCTGCGACGACATCCAACTCATCGTGCCGCCTCAGGCAGGCTCGGCGAGCGCGATCTCGGCCGCCGCCGACAGTATGAAGTTCCTCGGCAAGACGCCGCTGACGGCAGCCGTCAAGCAGGCGGCCGAAGCGCTGAAATACACCGAGGACAAGGCGACCGTCGTCCTCATCACCGATGGTCTCGAAACCTGCGGCGGCGACCCTTGTGCGCTTGGCAAGGAGTTGAAGGCGTCCGGCGTCGATTTCACCGCCGACGTCGTCGGCTTCGGCCTGACCGCCGACGAAGGCAAGCAGATCGCCTGCCTCGCCGACAACACCGGCGGCAAATACATCCAGGCTTCCGACGAGAAGGCGCTGCAGGAAGCGCTGGTCGAGACCGTCGCGGCACCAGCGCCCGAGCCGGCACCGGCCCCCGCTCCAGCGCCCGAGCCGGCAAAGTCCGAGTTCAATTTCATGCCGACCGTGGTGCTGGCCGAGGGCGGCGATCCCGTCACCGACGGCAATGCCTGGGAAGTCTACAAGGCCAAATCGGACGGCACGCGCGGCGACAACATCACCACCGAATACGGCGAGTACAAAGCCACTCTGGAACCGGGCGACTACATCATCGTCGCGCGCGACGGCGAGGCCAAGGTGGAGCAGAAGGTCAAGATCGAGGCAGGCCAGGTCTACAGGCCGCTGTTCACCTTGAATGCGGGCACGCTGATCCTGCATCCGCGCCCCAGCCAAGGTGCCGATGTGGCCAGCGGGGCGGCTGTCGTGATCGCCTATCCCAGCGTCGACAACCCCCCGACCTATTATGGAGACACGAAAGTGGTCTTGCCGGCCGGCGACGAGAAAGTGACCGTCACGATCGGGCAGGGCGTGGTCACCGAAACGATTCCGCTCGCTGCCGGCAGGGTGATCGACAAGGACATCATCGTCGGCGTCGGCCATATCGTTGCCAACGCCTATTATGCGGCCGGCGGCGACAAGGCCGATGGTTCAGGCATCGGCTTCAAGGTGCTCAAGGCCAAGAAGAAGATCGATGGCACCCGCGACGAGGTCACGTATGCCTATGGCCCCGACAGCAAGTTCGACCTGCCGCCCGATGACTATGTGTTGATCGCGACGGTTGACCTCGCGGTCGTGGAACAGCCTTTCAGCGTCAAGGTCGGCGAGTTCCAGGACCTCAAGGCCACCATGAATGCCGGCGTGCTGGCGATCACGGCGCCCGGCACCTCCAAGATCGAGATTTTCGAGACGAAGAAGGACATCAATGGCAATCGCAAGTCGATCGGCTACGCCTATGACGAGAAGTATCAGGCCGCGATAGCGGCGGGCGACTACGCGGTGATCTCGGAGAAGGCGGACAACAGCAAGAAGGAAGGCACCGTGACCGTGAAGGCTGGAGAGCGGGTTGAACTGACGGTGCAATGA
- the edd gene encoding phosphogluconate dehydratase: protein MTARRDIEAITERIRQRSKPGRERYLSRIAEASNQTANRSVLSCGNLAHGFAVCSPSEKLALGADKVPNLGIITSYNDMLSAHQPFETFPALIKRAAHEAGGIAQVAGGVPAMCDGVTQGQPGMELSLFSRDVIAMAAAIGLSHNMFDAAVYLGVCDKIVPGLVIAALTFGHLPAVFIPAGPMTTGLPNDEKAKVRQLYAEGKAGRAELLEAESKSYHGPGTCTFYGTANSNQMLMEMMGLHTPGASFVNPGTPLRDALTREATKRALAITALGNAYTPVGRMIDERSFVNGVVGLHATGGSTNHTIHLIAMAAAAGIALTWQDISDLSEAVPLLARVYPNGLADVNHFHAAGGLGFLIRELLDEGILHEDVQTVWGEGLRPYAVEAKLGADGSVVREASPRDSGDEKVLAPFNKAFQPTGGLKVLSGNLGHAVIKTSAVKPERRVIEAPAKVFDSQQGLNDAFKAGTLTGDFIAVIRFQGPKANGMPELHKLTTVLGILQDRGQRVALVTDGRMSGASGKVPAAIHVTPEAVEEGPIARIHDGDVIRLDADAGTLEVLVPGTEMALRRTAEADLIGNEFGFGRELFAGFRQLVGRADHGASAFGTA from the coding sequence ATGACTGCAAGACGCGATATCGAAGCCATCACCGAGCGGATACGCCAGCGCTCCAAACCGGGCCGTGAGCGTTACCTCAGCCGTATCGCCGAAGCGTCGAACCAGACCGCCAACCGGTCGGTGCTGTCCTGCGGCAATCTTGCCCACGGGTTCGCGGTGTGCAGCCCCTCGGAAAAGCTGGCGCTCGGCGCCGACAAGGTGCCCAATCTCGGCATCATCACCTCCTACAACGACATGCTGTCGGCGCATCAGCCCTTCGAGACCTTCCCGGCCCTGATCAAGCGGGCCGCGCACGAGGCCGGCGGCATCGCCCAGGTCGCCGGCGGCGTGCCGGCGATGTGCGATGGCGTGACACAAGGCCAGCCCGGCATGGAGCTGTCGCTGTTCTCGCGCGACGTGATCGCCATGGCAGCCGCGATCGGCCTGTCGCACAACATGTTCGACGCCGCCGTCTATCTCGGCGTCTGTGACAAGATCGTGCCGGGACTGGTGATCGCCGCACTGACCTTCGGCCATCTGCCGGCGGTGTTCATTCCGGCCGGCCCGATGACGACAGGCCTGCCCAACGATGAGAAGGCCAAGGTCCGCCAACTCTATGCCGAGGGCAAGGCAGGTCGCGCCGAACTCTTGGAAGCCGAGTCCAAGTCATACCATGGGCCAGGCACTTGCACCTTCTACGGCACGGCCAATTCCAACCAGATGCTGATGGAGATGATGGGCCTGCACACGCCGGGCGCGTCCTTCGTCAATCCAGGCACGCCGTTGCGCGATGCCTTGACCCGCGAAGCGACGAAGCGGGCGCTGGCGATCACCGCGCTGGGCAATGCCTATACGCCGGTCGGGCGGATGATTGACGAACGCTCGTTCGTCAACGGCGTCGTCGGCCTGCATGCAACCGGCGGCTCGACCAACCACACCATCCACCTGATCGCCATGGCGGCTGCCGCCGGCATTGCGCTGACCTGGCAGGATATTTCCGATCTCTCGGAAGCGGTGCCGCTGCTCGCGCGCGTCTATCCGAACGGCCTTGCCGACGTGAACCATTTCCACGCGGCGGGCGGGCTCGGCTTCCTGATCCGCGAACTGCTCGACGAAGGCATCCTGCACGAGGATGTGCAGACGGTGTGGGGCGAGGGCCTGCGGCCCTACGCGGTCGAGGCAAAGCTCGGCGCCGACGGCAGCGTGGTGCGCGAGGCATCGCCTCGTGACAGCGGCGACGAAAAGGTGCTGGCGCCGTTCAACAAGGCGTTCCAGCCGACCGGTGGCCTCAAGGTGCTTTCAGGCAATCTTGGCCATGCCGTTATCAAGACTTCGGCCGTCAAGCCGGAGCGACGCGTCATCGAGGCGCCGGCCAAGGTGTTCGATAGCCAGCAGGGGCTGAACGACGCTTTCAAGGCCGGTACGCTCACCGGTGATTTCATCGCCGTCATCCGCTTCCAGGGGCCGAAGGCCAACGGCATGCCGGAACTGCACAAGCTGACCACCGTGCTCGGCATCCTGCAGGACCGCGGCCAACGTGTCGCGCTGGTCACGGACGGGCGCATGTCGGGCGCCTCCGGCAAGGTGCCGGCGGCGATCCATGTGACGCCGGAAGCGGTCGAGGAAGGACCGATCGCGCGGATCCATGACGGCGACGTCATCCGCCTCGACGCCGATGCCGGGACGCTGGAGGTGCTGGTGCCAGGGACCGAAATGGCGCTGCGCCGCACCGCCGAAGCCGATCTGATCGGCAACGAATTCGGCTTCGGTCGCGAGCTTTTCGCTGGCTTCCGGCAGTTGGTGGGCCGCGCCGATCACGGCGCCAGTGCCTTCGGAACCGCCTGA
- a CDS encoding GlxA family transcriptional regulator, giving the protein MTLKAAALPNPSVSPERPVTNDPVQGGRQFAFLLVDKFSMFSLAAAIDTFRSANRLLGRDFYGWTTVSADGDPVMASNGLPLKIDYAVADLPPVDILFVSVGLTTEFPGKSKVLAALRSWGRRGNALGALSVGSYLLAEAGQLEGYRCTIHWENRAGFVERFPDINCTGNVFEIDRKRYTCAGGTTSIDLMLEIVRGDFGSNLANGVANQFQHERIRSAGDRQRVGPERDLTGKSEKLRRIVELMADHLDEPLSAVQLAKSAGLSVRQVERLFLRHLNVTPGRYYMRLRLERARELLRQTNMPILDVAIATGFTSHSYFAQSYRLQFGRPPSEERRTTY; this is encoded by the coding sequence TTGACCCTGAAAGCCGCAGCTTTGCCGAATCCCTCTGTTTCCCCGGAACGGCCGGTCACGAATGATCCCGTTCAAGGCGGCCGGCAGTTCGCATTCCTGCTGGTCGACAAGTTCTCCATGTTCTCCTTGGCCGCCGCGATCGACACGTTCCGGTCGGCGAACCGCCTGCTTGGCCGCGATTTCTACGGCTGGACAACGGTCTCCGCCGATGGCGATCCGGTGATGGCCTCCAACGGCCTGCCGCTCAAGATCGACTACGCCGTCGCCGACCTGCCGCCGGTCGATATTCTTTTCGTCTCGGTCGGCCTGACCACCGAATTTCCCGGCAAGAGCAAGGTTCTGGCGGCGTTGCGCAGCTGGGGCCGGCGCGGCAACGCGCTTGGCGCCTTGTCGGTCGGATCCTACCTGCTGGCCGAGGCCGGCCAGCTCGAAGGCTATCGCTGCACCATCCATTGGGAAAACCGCGCCGGCTTCGTCGAGCGCTTTCCCGACATCAATTGCACGGGCAATGTCTTCGAGATCGACCGCAAACGCTACACCTGCGCCGGCGGCACCACTTCGATCGATCTGATGCTGGAGATCGTGCGCGGCGATTTCGGCTCCAACCTCGCCAATGGCGTCGCCAACCAGTTCCAGCACGAACGCATCCGCTCCGCCGGGGACCGTCAGCGCGTCGGACCGGAACGCGACCTGACCGGCAAGTCGGAGAAGCTCAGGCGCATCGTCGAACTGATGGCCGATCATCTCGACGAACCGCTGTCGGCGGTGCAACTCGCCAAGTCCGCGGGCCTTTCGGTGCGCCAGGTGGAGCGGTTGTTCCTGCGCCATCTCAACGTCACGCCCGGGCGCTACTACATGCGGCTGCGGCTGGAGCGGGCGCGAGAATTGCTGCGCCAGACCAACATGCCGATCCTCGATGTGGCGATCGCGACCGGCTTCACCTCGCATTCCTATTTTGCCCAGAGCTATCGACTGCAGTTTGGCCGCCCGCCCTCGGAAGAGCGCCGCACGACCTATTGA
- a CDS encoding Wzz/FepE/Etk N-terminal domain-containing protein, protein MVDRENREDWKRERSLLALGQAVRGEDDASLVSIGDRADPSWREDAATRHRLARSRRETKASPPPAGDAARTPPDEEPPFEADDAWRSRGEPGTGHLPPDMSRARPTPEEPSGTGRAHDAIESRATNGADTSSDGGADSQQWKPLIDPMLVVRGVARSKLLIVAITILGAGLGIAIALSMPKKYEATAELVIEPGDLKLSDRDLTQPVGQPDAALAVVETRIKMLTSGTVLDQVVKDLDLVNDPEFNGQGSGGLGVMSLIRSILLRQDGSVGADEVRRQALAVGNLAERLSVERAGKTFAVSVSATTEDAAKSARIANTTTSVFQQMTAKYQSDMAGRATSELTSKLDGLRKSVEQAERKVEDFRATHDLVDAQGHLISDDQMLRLNEQLSVARARTLELNARAASARSVDVNSILTGTLPEEINSNTMSDLRSQYATLKQEADRAAVRLGPRHPELQALDAQIAGARERIAAELRRIASSLQVDLKRAVQLEQDLASRLAQAKVQSGDVNSDLVALRELERDATAKRSVYEQYLLRAKETGEQEKINTANINVMTPAQPPLEAKGPSRALVALAGLLLGLAAGVGLGALRGTYDSLRETATSRSRRERKLNERKVDERMLDQRRAPLEEQSFRAEPPPEPPMPAAPVPPPPAPPPVTQNEAAPAESSGRIGALMARLRKAMSRKSSAEADDDISSEFALPAFADNGRPANAPTFPGYPESGFGPRPAAGLDYSQPPFQPGPDAGYGRQMGSPSRSPRMPQQPTYPAPPLPSSPYAQPLGYPGQPRSQTGHSYMQAEAGPYAAQMPYPPPPAPTQSLAHPAAPHARPLPVEEGGEQSSVEEIRASLREFREAVRELTESRTRRRYF, encoded by the coding sequence ATGGTCGACAGGGAAAACCGTGAGGACTGGAAGCGCGAGCGCTCCTTGCTGGCGCTTGGCCAGGCCGTGCGTGGCGAGGACGACGCTTCGCTTGTGTCGATAGGGGACCGCGCGGACCCCTCGTGGCGCGAGGATGCCGCCACGCGACATCGCCTGGCCCGTTCCCGGCGCGAGACGAAGGCGAGCCCGCCGCCCGCCGGTGACGCTGCGCGGACCCCGCCTGACGAGGAGCCGCCGTTTGAAGCCGACGACGCCTGGCGTTCGCGGGGGGAACCTGGCACTGGCCATTTGCCACCCGACATGTCGCGCGCAAGGCCGACGCCGGAAGAACCTTCAGGGACGGGTCGCGCTCATGATGCAATCGAATCCCGCGCCACGAACGGAGCCGATACGTCCTCCGACGGCGGTGCGGACAGCCAGCAATGGAAACCGCTGATCGATCCGATGCTGGTCGTTCGCGGCGTTGCCAGGTCGAAGCTGCTGATCGTTGCGATCACGATACTGGGCGCCGGGCTCGGCATTGCCATCGCCCTGTCGATGCCCAAGAAATACGAAGCCACCGCCGAATTGGTCATCGAACCGGGAGACCTGAAGCTCTCGGATCGGGATCTCACCCAGCCGGTGGGGCAACCCGATGCCGCGCTGGCTGTCGTCGAGACCCGGATCAAGATGCTCACCTCGGGGACCGTACTCGACCAGGTCGTCAAGGATCTCGATCTCGTCAACGATCCGGAGTTCAACGGTCAGGGCTCCGGCGGCCTCGGCGTCATGTCGCTCATACGCTCGATTCTGTTGCGACAGGACGGATCGGTCGGTGCCGACGAGGTCCGCCGCCAGGCGTTGGCCGTCGGCAATCTGGCCGAGCGGCTGTCAGTGGAGCGTGCAGGCAAGACCTTTGCCGTCTCCGTCAGCGCCACCACCGAGGATGCCGCCAAGTCGGCGCGCATCGCCAACACGACGACCAGCGTGTTCCAGCAGATGACGGCGAAATACCAGTCGGACATGGCCGGACGTGCGACGAGCGAACTGACATCCAAGCTCGACGGGTTGCGCAAGAGCGTCGAGCAGGCCGAGCGCAAAGTTGAGGATTTCAGGGCCACGCACGATCTTGTCGACGCGCAGGGCCATCTGATCAGCGACGATCAGATGCTGAGGCTCAACGAGCAGCTCTCCGTCGCCCGGGCCCGTACGCTGGAACTGAATGCGCGCGCAGCCTCGGCGCGTTCGGTGGACGTCAATTCGATTCTGACCGGCACGTTGCCGGAAGAGATCAACTCCAACACCATGAGCGATCTGCGCTCGCAATATGCGACGCTGAAGCAGGAAGCCGATCGTGCCGCGGTTCGGCTGGGGCCGCGTCATCCCGAACTCCAGGCTCTCGACGCCCAGATTGCCGGCGCTCGCGAGCGCATAGCGGCTGAACTGCGCCGCATCGCCTCTTCGCTGCAGGTCGACCTCAAGCGTGCTGTCCAGCTCGAACAGGACCTTGCGTCACGACTGGCTCAGGCCAAGGTGCAAAGCGGCGACGTCAACAGCGACCTGGTTGCCCTGCGGGAACTGGAGCGGGATGCCACCGCCAAGCGGTCGGTCTACGAACAATATCTGCTGCGCGCCAAGGAGACCGGCGAACAGGAAAAGATCAACACCGCCAACATCAATGTGATGACCCCCGCTCAACCTCCGCTCGAGGCAAAAGGGCCGTCGCGGGCACTGGTCGCATTGGCCGGCCTGCTGCTTGGCCTTGCTGCCGGTGTTGGCCTCGGCGCCTTGCGCGGGACCTATGACAGCCTGCGCGAGACGGCAACCTCGCGCTCCCGCCGCGAGCGCAAGCTGAACGAGCGCAAGGTGGACGAACGCATGCTAGATCAACGCAGGGCGCCTCTTGAGGAGCAGTCGTTTCGAGCGGAGCCTCCGCCCGAGCCGCCAATGCCGGCAGCGCCCGTACCACCGCCCCCAGCACCGCCGCCGGTCACGCAGAACGAGGCCGCTCCCGCCGAAAGCTCCGGGAGGATCGGCGCACTCATGGCGAGACTGCGCAAGGCCATGTCCCGGAAATCCTCGGCCGAAGCCGACGACGACATCTCCAGCGAGTTCGCCTTACCCGCCTTTGCCGACAACGGCCGGCCGGCCAATGCTCCGACATTTCCTGGCTATCCGGAGTCCGGTTTCGGGCCTCGGCCGGCGGCCGGCCTGGATTATTCGCAGCCGCCTTTCCAGCCAGGCCCCGATGCCGGGTATGGACGGCAGATGGGGTCGCCCTCACGCTCGCCTCGGATGCCGCAACAGCCAACGTATCCGGCTCCGCCCTTGCCGTCCTCTCCCTATGCGCAGCCGTTGGGCTATCCCGGGCAGCCTAGGTCGCAGACGGGCCATTCCTATATGCAAGCCGAGGCGGGGCCATATGCGGCGCAGATGCCGTATCCGCCGCCCCCCGCTCCGACGCAGTCGTTGGCCCATCCAGCCGCCCCGCATGCGCGGCCGCTTCCGGTCGAGGAGGGTGGCGAACAATCATCGGTCGAAGAGATTCGCGCCAGCCTGCGCGAATTTCGCGAAGCGGTCCGCGAACTCACGGAAAGCCGCACCCGCCGCCGCTACTTCTGA
- the pgl gene encoding 6-phosphogluconolactonase, with translation MAREQLNSAGYNWNAFADRPQLASALAGRVADRLTKAIDRRGVALLAVSGGTTPAKFFAALSAAPIAWDKVIVTLVDERFVPASSPRSNAGLVAANLLQNAAKAARFVPLYHDAIGIEDAAASDDAALRSLPWPLDAVVLGMGPDGHTASFFPDADDLPKLLDPASGRIILPVHAKSAGEPRLTLTLARIIDAGFLALHIEGEDKRVAFDNAIAPGPRKPIRAVLDASPKPVEVFWAP, from the coding sequence ATGGCACGAGAGCAATTGAACAGCGCCGGCTACAACTGGAATGCCTTTGCCGACCGTCCGCAGCTGGCCTCGGCGCTGGCTGGCCGCGTCGCCGACCGCCTGACGAAGGCGATCGACCGGCGCGGGGTGGCGTTGCTGGCTGTCTCCGGCGGCACGACGCCGGCAAAGTTCTTCGCCGCGCTCTCTGCGGCGCCGATCGCCTGGGACAAGGTGATCGTGACGCTGGTCGACGAACGCTTCGTGCCGGCCTCCTCGCCGCGATCCAATGCCGGGCTGGTGGCAGCAAACCTGCTGCAGAACGCGGCCAAGGCGGCCCGTTTCGTGCCGCTCTATCATGATGCCATCGGCATCGAGGATGCCGCGGCTTCCGACGATGCGGCACTGCGATCCCTGCCCTGGCCGCTCGATGCCGTGGTGCTCGGCATGGGGCCAGACGGCCACACCGCCTCGTTCTTTCCCGACGCCGACGATCTGCCGAAGCTGCTCGACCCGGCCTCCGGCCGGATCATCCTGCCCGTTCATGCCAAAAGCGCCGGCGAGCCGCGGCTGACCCTGACGCTCGCCCGCATCATCGACGCGGGTTTCCTCGCCTTGCACATAGAGGGTGAGGACAAGCGCGTCGCCTTCGACAACGCTATCGCGCCCGGACCGCGTAAGCCGATCCGCGCCGTGCTCGACGCATCGCCCAAGCCCGTGGAGGTTTTCTGGGCGCCCTGA
- the folD gene encoding bifunctional methylenetetrahydrofolate dehydrogenase/methenyltetrahydrofolate cyclohydrolase FolD: MAEVIDGKSVAEDVVRMVKALTSELVAKGKAKPGLAVVIVGEDPASQVYVASKSRTAKECGFHSLQHTLPAETSEAALLKLIAELNADPAVNGILVQLPLPAHVDAGKIIQAIAPQKDVDGFHFINVGKLGTGELDTAFVPCTPAGSMLLIERVRGKDLSGLNAVVVGRSNIVGKPMANLLLAANCTVTIAHSRTKDLPALARTADILVAAVGRPEMIRGDWVKPGATVIDVGINRIPAPEKGEGKSRLVGDVAYAEAAKAAGAITPVPGGVGPMTIAMLMANTLASAYLAAGLKRPSF, from the coding sequence ATGGCCGAAGTGATTGACGGAAAGAGCGTCGCCGAAGACGTGGTGCGGATGGTCAAGGCGCTGACCTCCGAACTGGTCGCCAAGGGCAAGGCCAAGCCGGGTCTGGCCGTGGTCATCGTTGGCGAGGATCCGGCGAGCCAGGTCTACGTCGCCTCCAAATCCCGCACCGCAAAGGAATGCGGCTTTCATTCGCTTCAGCACACGCTGCCGGCCGAGACGTCCGAGGCGGCACTGCTCAAGCTCATCGCCGAGCTCAACGCCGACCCGGCCGTCAATGGCATCCTGGTCCAGCTTCCTCTGCCCGCCCATGTCGATGCCGGCAAGATCATCCAGGCGATCGCGCCGCAGAAGGACGTCGACGGGTTCCATTTCATCAATGTCGGCAAGCTCGGCACCGGCGAACTCGACACGGCCTTCGTTCCCTGCACGCCCGCCGGCTCGATGCTCCTGATCGAGCGCGTGCGCGGCAAGGACCTGTCCGGCCTCAACGCCGTCGTCGTCGGCCGCTCCAACATCGTCGGCAAGCCGATGGCCAATCTGCTGCTTGCCGCCAACTGCACCGTCACCATCGCCCACAGCCGCACAAAGGACCTGCCGGCGCTTGCCCGCACGGCCGACATCCTTGTCGCGGCAGTCGGCAGGCCCGAGATGATCAGGGGCGACTGGGTCAAGCCCGGCGCCACCGTCATCGATGTCGGTATCAACCGCATTCCCGCCCCCGAGAAGGGCGAGGGCAAGTCGCGCCTCGTCGGCGATGTCGCCTATGCCGAAGCGGCCAAGGCGGCAGGCGCCATCACGCCGGTGCCCGGCGGTGTGGGGCCGATGACCATTGCCATGTTGATGGCCAATACGTTAGCTTCGGCCTACCTTGCGGCCGGATTGAAGCGGCCTTCCTTCTGA
- the zwf gene encoding glucose-6-phosphate dehydrogenase produces the protein MTSQIIPVDPFDFIIFGGTGDLSERKLLPSLYYRQRDHQFSEPTRIIGTSRSKMSDEEFQAFARQAISDHVKPADIDAKELKTFLARLSYVPADATSGAGFDKLKKAIGESDHIRAFYLAVAPALFGDISHKLKEHNLITPNSRIVLEKPIGRDLASAQALNDLVGDDFHESQIFRIDHYLGKETVQNLMALRFANALYEPLWNSAHIDHVQITVAETVGLEDRVTYYDKAGALRDMVQNHMLQLLCLVAMEAPSSMDADAVRDEKLKVLRALKRINGNEAPKHTVRGQYRAGASAGGPVKGYVEELGKDSNTETFVAIKAEIGTWRWAGVPFYLRTGKRLTTRVSEIVIEFKPIPHSIFGDSGAGPIFANQLVIRLQPDEGVKQYIMIKDPGPGGMRLRQISLDMSFAQSFDGRAPDAYERLIMDVIRGNQTLFMRRDEVEAAWKWIDPIQNAWEGAKQEAQGYTAGTWGPSASIALIERDGRTWHESN, from the coding sequence ATGACCAGCCAGATCATCCCCGTCGACCCCTTCGACTTCATCATCTTCGGCGGCACCGGCGACCTGTCGGAGCGCAAGCTGCTGCCGTCGCTCTACTACCGCCAGCGCGACCATCAATTCTCCGAGCCGACGCGCATCATCGGCACGTCGCGCTCGAAAATGAGCGACGAGGAATTCCAGGCCTTCGCCAGGCAGGCGATTTCGGACCATGTCAAGCCGGCCGACATCGATGCCAAGGAGTTGAAGACCTTCCTGGCGCGGCTTTCCTACGTCCCGGCCGATGCGACGAGCGGCGCCGGCTTCGACAAGCTGAAGAAGGCGATCGGCGAAAGCGACCACATCCGCGCCTTCTACCTGGCCGTGGCGCCGGCACTGTTCGGCGATATCTCGCACAAGCTCAAAGAGCACAATCTGATCACGCCGAATTCGCGCATCGTGCTGGAGAAGCCGATCGGTCGCGACCTCGCCTCGGCGCAGGCGCTCAACGACCTGGTCGGCGACGACTTCCACGAAAGCCAGATTTTCCGCATCGACCATTATCTCGGCAAAGAGACGGTGCAGAACCTGATGGCGCTGCGCTTTGCCAATGCGCTCTACGAGCCGCTGTGGAACTCCGCCCATATCGACCACGTGCAGATCACCGTCGCCGAGACCGTTGGCCTGGAAGACCGCGTCACCTATTACGACAAGGCTGGCGCGCTTCGCGACATGGTGCAGAACCACATGCTTCAGCTGCTTTGCCTCGTCGCCATGGAAGCACCGTCGTCGATGGACGCCGACGCGGTGCGCGACGAGAAGCTGAAGGTGCTGCGGGCGCTGAAGCGCATCAACGGCAACGAAGCGCCCAAGCACACCGTGCGTGGCCAGTATCGCGCCGGCGCGTCGGCTGGCGGACCGGTGAAAGGTTATGTCGAGGAGCTCGGCAAGGACAGCAACACCGAGACCTTCGTCGCCATCAAGGCCGAGATCGGTACCTGGCGCTGGGCAGGTGTTCCGTTTTATCTCAGGACCGGGAAGCGGCTGACGACCCGGGTTTCGGAAATCGTCATCGAGTTCAAGCCGATCCCGCATTCGATCTTCGGCGACAGCGGCGCGGGACCGATCTTCGCCAACCAGTTGGTCATCCGGCTGCAGCCGGACGAAGGCGTCAAGCAGTACATCATGATCAAGGATCCGGGCCCGGGCGGCATGCGGCTGCGTCAGATCTCGCTCGACATGAGTTTCGCGCAGTCTTTCGACGGCCGCGCGCCCGACGCCTATGAACGGCTGATCATGGATGTCATCCGTGGCAACCAGACCCTGTTCATGCGTCGCGACGAGGTGGAAGCCGCCTGGAAGTGGATCGACCCGATTCAGAATGCCTGGGAAGGCGCCAAGCAGGAAGCACAGGGCTATACGGCAGGCACATGGGGGCCGTCGGCATCGATAGCGCTGATCGAACGTGACGGGCGGACATGGCACGAGAGCAATTGA